From the Spirochaetales bacterium genome, the window AACCTACACAAGAAATACTCTCGATATTTCGGCCATTCCGGTTGTCAAGAAATTAAGCCATTTGCCGATCGTCGTGGATCCTTCTCACGGGACGGGTATCCGTGAAAAGGTGAGTCCCATGGCACTTGCCGCCGTTGCGGCGGGCTCGGACGGTATCGTCGTCGAAGTTCACCCGGACCCGGAAAATGCTCTTTCGGACGGTCCACAGTCGCTTTATCCCGAACAATTCGAAAAACTCATGCGCGATATCGAAGCACTTGCCCCCGTTATCGGAAAGGAAATAGCCAGACTTCCCGAACGATCGGCCGCGTATGCAATAAGGAAAAAAGACAAAAAGATCAAAGACACAGGGAAACCAATGGTCTCCTTTCAGGGCGAACGGGGCGCATTCAGTGAAAAGGCGATTTACAGCTACTTCGACGAAGAAGTAGAACTTCTCCCCTGTACGGAGTTCCGGGATGTCTTCAATTCAGTTCTCGAAGGGAAAAGCCGTTTCGGTGTCGTCCCCCTCGAAAATTCCCTCTCCGGCTCGATCCACCAGAACTTCGATCTCCTTCTCCAGTTTCCGGATATCCGAATAATCGGAGAGAAAATAATCAGAATCGTTCATAATCTTATCGCGCTTCCCGGCGCAGTAATCGAAGAAATAAAACGGGTGTATTCACACCCCCAGGGACTCACCCAGTGTTCGAAATATCTAGAAAAGTATCCTCACTGGGAAAAGGTCGCGTACTACGACACTGCGGGCTCCGTCGCCTTTATCGCACGGGAAGGGAAAAAGGAAAACTCAGCAATTGCGAGTGAAGAAGCCGCAAAGGTATACGGCATGAACGTCCTCAAGGAAAGTGTTGAAACCAACGCCCGGAACTATACGCGCTTCGTCGTGATCGCGCGTGAAGAAGCGGCAAAAGTAGATAAACCGGAAAAGGCATCGTTTGTCTTTTCGACCCTGGACAAACCGGGCGCGTTGTTTTATGTGCTTCGCAACCTGACGGAAAAATCGATTAATATGAAAAAACTCGAATCCCGGCCAATCCCGGGCAAACCATGGGAGTACATGTTTTATGTGGATGTCGAGGTACCGGAAGACATCTCGCGATTCAACGAGACAATCGAAATACTCAGGAAAGAAACGGATGAGTTCCGATTGCTTGGAATGTATACGGTGTAGCCAATGGTCCGCTGCTTGATCGGGAATGGAAAAAAGCATCCCGTTCCACGTAAAAATCCGCGAAGACAGCCTTTTCACTAAAGCCGGCAAGACCGTGCCGTTCAATATTTTTCCAGAAGAATATCGTCGATCACTTTGATGAGATTTTTGGGCTCCGAAAAAAAGGATGAATGATCGGTGTCCAGAACAAATACAGCCCTGCACGGAGAGGCCGCAACCATCATCTGCTGAATCGGATAAGTGATGGCATTGTCCTCCAGTGTAAAGATATAAAAGCGTTCGACGCTGCCGTAATTCGGCTCGGTAACGATGAGCGGGGTGGAAAACGGCGCGATCGGATTGGGTTTCAACACCGTCCGGGCGAGACTGACATCTTCTGCGGGTGAAAGCTGGTAAAACATATCGACAAGGTTTTCCCTGTTGATGTCGATAATGCCTTCTTCCGGGAGAATAATAAGATTCGGCAGCACATGTGAGCCGGTATCCTGCAAAGCAATATCGAGCATGGATTGACCGCTTT encodes:
- the aroF gene encoding 3-deoxy-7-phosphoheptulonate synthase: MVIVLEHGITEKDKNSIKSFLEKKGFIIREIVGEEETIFGAVGVVSIDIREVELLPGVSRVIPISKPYKLASREFKKDDTVIPIGPIKIGGKRIVIIAGPCAVESREQILETAHCVKESGAVILRGGAYKPRSSPYAFQGLAETGLKYLKEAGEATGMPVISEIVSHEQVELMKEYADIIQVGARNMQNFELLKRLGSINKPIMIKRGFAATIQELLMSAEYLLAHGGEEVILCERGIRTFETYTRNTLDISAIPVVKKLSHLPIVVDPSHGTGIREKVSPMALAAVAAGSDGIVVEVHPDPENALSDGPQSLYPEQFEKLMRDIEALAPVIGKEIARLPERSAAYAIRKKDKKIKDTGKPMVSFQGERGAFSEKAIYSYFDEEVELLPCTEFRDVFNSVLEGKSRFGVVPLENSLSGSIHQNFDLLLQFPDIRIIGEKIIRIVHNLIALPGAVIEEIKRVYSHPQGLTQCSKYLEKYPHWEKVAYYDTAGSVAFIAREGKKENSAIASEEAAKVYGMNVLKESVETNARNYTRFVVIAREEAAKVDKPEKASFVFSTLDKPGALFYVLRNLTEKSINMKKLESRPIPGKPWEYMFYVDVEVPEDISRFNETIEILRKETDEFRLLGMYTV
- a CDS encoding alpha/beta fold hydrolase, encoding MKQVKIVFYIVALIFCAAALCGAQPEPEHFVLVHGAWHGAWCWYKLAVMLEEDGHTVTLIDLPGHGIDSSDPADVTLDDYRDRITGVLDSIPEEVILVGHSMGGIAISAAAESRPTDIKKLIYLSAFLLQSGQSMLDIALQDTGSHVLPNLIILPEEGIIDINRENLVDMFYQLSPAEDVSLARTVLKPNPIAPFSTPLIVTEPNYGSVERFYIFTLEDNAITYPIQQMMVAASPCRAVFVLDTDHSSFFSEPKNLIKVIDDILLEKY